The Huiozyma naganishii CBS 8797 chromosome 1, complete genome genome window below encodes:
- the SPC19 gene encoding Spc19p (similar to Saccharomyces cerevisiae SPC19 (YDR201W); ancestral locus Anc_8.409): MGSLKECLWCLEDSVSLLADCNRTLSRNNDDHRFITQKLLQCDREHMLATEFDMERATKDLNEDVQPLMRLKDMLVQRSLPRLKDDLHELEKVKRENEVTLLEMESSAVYQNESTLTSGDVNTNPGDVVVGPISQERLQQLKNLNLEIEQKRQQLAALQEAQESV; this comes from the coding sequence ATGGGATCTCTTAAGGAATGTCTGTGGTGTTTGGAGGATTCTGTATCGTTGTTGGCCGATTGCAACAGAACATTATCGCGAAACAACGATGACCACCGGTTCATTACACAGAAACTGCTACAGTGTGACAGGGAACACATGCTTGCTACTGAGTTTGACATGGAAAGGGCAACCAAGGATCTGAATGAGGATGTCCAGCCATTGATGCGGCTGAAGGACATGCTTGTGCAGAGGTCTCTGCCCCGTTTAAAAGACGATTTACACGAGTTGGAGAAAGTTAAGCGGGAAAACGAAGTCACGCTCTTGGAGATGGAATCGTCCGCTGTGTATCAGAATGAATCAACGCTCACCTCTGGGGATGTAAACACTAATCCGGGAGACGTCGTTGTGGGGCCAATATCACAAGAACGACTCcagcaattgaagaatttgaatCTCGAGATTGAACAGAAACGACAGCAATTGGCTGCTCTACAAGAGGCACAGGAAAGCGTGTAA
- the VPS64 gene encoding Vps64p (similar to Saccharomyces cerevisiae VPS64 (YDR200C) and FAR10 (YLR238W); ancestral locus Anc_8.408), with protein sequence MERGSPTVVKSKRLSVPQRAGRARSNSRSSGSRSQQEYEQFAKELDPVAAATVAPVTPVGTPARTKLDPANKLIPPPAVTSRNKYTYIMVLKSLNGTFETKFLVIPLKPDVLKLGRPVVNPGGGSAVGGSAKKDTGSLVRSDNGNFDSRVLSRNHACLSCDAKNGKIYIRDLKSSNGTFVNGVRVESNDVELKIGDVIDLGTDIDSKFEHRKISAYVEEISVIPLINGGFDYNNNSPYSEEGDSSKDKTSGKSVQHLQSNTGHTQPTAQNITSAMSAQRAAFEAAMFGDVNNLDLEDAILGPETEVLSGIFINNAIGTSPELINVIKTLASEIALEKQEYYKLKSMENFMINYTTNLEFVNKLMIEMNDKQLVKLQTTLKQNFLDKHDKLVSDVKDQVTKINKDKDLFKKTYETNASKDKERMNNLEMELEDLKTRLEVEKYKTAQLTKRQHVPPVEVPSLEPERNLPVTDQVKPIDNEDTPKDDTLQSKKPLQNTNITNNNASGKVITGIPNSPTTNEDSNKKGRAYNWRSKRMMTLSAVSIGLIAYLIKYSSS encoded by the coding sequence ATGGAGAGAGGGTCCCCCACTGTTGTGAAAAGTAAGAGGCTGTCGGTACCACAGCGGGCTGGGAGGGCACGGTCTAATTCGAGGTCCTCAGGGTCTCGCTCCCAGCAAGAATACGAGCAATTTGCGAAGGAGCTGGATCCCGTTGCTGCAGCGACAGTGGCTCCTGTGACGCCGGTGGGAACACCCGCAAGGACGAAGCTGGATCCAGCCAATAAACTGATACCTCCGCCGGCTGTAACTTCCAGGAACAAGTACACGTACATCATGGTGCTTAAGTCGCTGAATGGGACGTTCGAGACGAAGTTCCTCGTGATTCCACTCAAACCGGATGTCCTCAAGCTGGGACGTCCAGTGGTCAACCCTGGCGGTGGTTCCGCTGTAGGGGGGAGTGCAAAGAAGGACACGGGGTCTCTTGTGAGATCTGACAATGGTAACTTCGACTCGAGGGTTTTATCCAGGAACCATGCATGTTTAAGTTGCGATGCGAAGAATGGGAAGATATACATACGGGATCTGAAGTCTAGTAACGGTACTTTTGTGAACGGTGTCCGTGTAGAGTCCAATGATGTCGAGTTGAAGATCGGCGATGTTATCGATTTGGGAACGGATATAGACTCGAAGTTTGAACATCGAAAGATAAGTGCATACGTTGAGGAGATATCAGTGATACCACTTATAAATGGCGGATTCGATTACAACAATAATTCGCCTTACTCTGAAGAGGGCGACTCGTCGAAGGATAAAACCAGCGGGAAGTCCGTACAGCATTTGCAGTCTAACACGGGTCATACACAGCCCACTGCACAAAATATAACAAGTGCAATGTCCGCACAGAGGGCAGCGTTTGAAGCTGCAATGTTTGGTGATGTGAACAACCTCGATTTGGAGGACGCAATATTAGGTCCGGAAACAGAAGTGCTGAGTGGGATCTTTATCAATAATGCTATTGGAACTTCGCCGGAACTCATCAACGTGATCAAAACTTTGGCATCGGAAATTGCCTTAGAGAAGCAAGAGTATTATAAACTGAAGTCtatggaaaattttatgATAAACTACACGACGAACTTGGAGTTTGTTAATAAGCTGATGATAGAGATGAATGATAAGCAGCTGGTTAAGCTACAAACaactttgaaacaaaatttccTTGACAAGCATGATAAACTGGTAAGTGACGTGAAGGACCAAGTAACGAAAATCAACAAAGATAaggatcttttcaaaaaaactTACGAAACCAATGCCAGTAAGGACAAAGAACGGATGAATAATTTGGAAATGGAGCTCGAAGATTTGAAGACTCGACTGGAGGTAGAAAAATATAAAACGGCACAACTTACCAAGCGACAGCACGTCCCTCCTGTCGAAGTTCCGTCGCTCGAACCAGAACGTAACCTACCTGTAACAGATCAAGTGAAACCAATTGATAACGAGGACACACCGAAGGACGACACGCTACAATCCAAAAAACCGCTACAAAACACAAATATTACAAATAATAATGCTTCGGGAAAGGTGATAACTGGGATCCCAAACTCTCCAACCACTAATGAAGACTCGAATAAAAAGGGACGGGCATACAATTGGAGAAGCAAAAGAATGATGACGCTATCTGCCGTCTCAATTGGTCTAATAGCATACTTGATAAAATATTCCTCCAGTtaa
- the RKM2 gene encoding protein-lysine N-methyltransferase (similar to Saccharomyces cerevisiae RKM2 (YDR198C); ancestral locus Anc_8.406), which produces MEDKGSTKLVAWLQQSDTFQLSQNIRVIDTKEAGRAVFLQNGKLTENEVVVSVPTTHQLNFYTVLYHISLFNNNIVLDNVTCPIEDRPHLTSTNKNDPRFQAYSVWDTKQLLSLTSFQLLALYCLAEWVLLPQWSGNNDIFKSSWQPFFNVWPTADELSAVPAIWKLTKTNNDLIELLPGDSVKHMNRISNLVETDWDVLLPTINQWYAMFPDTMKMGKTNIFKRFLLIYFAINSRCLYCDIPLRKEFANEGEDVLLSNFTMVPYVDYLNHTDDIDQHCYPKIEKNVRRAQGIGQFMLKVGPHSYTKKGDELMLNYGPHSNDFLLSEYGFVMKKNRWNHLDVTDYIIEQVKDKPSFPKQKQFLEDHLYWGDYTLNNEEISFRTLVAVSLFVTEDERAVEQFIKGFLSENKFLPLIKDFMRDMLFSLLQHYHHQVKILLQIAKKSNGIKLRQWYIDNLLTIYRGYNVMIEEHLEDINS; this is translated from the coding sequence ATGGAGGATAAAGGCTCAACCAAACTTGTAGCTTGGTTACAACAATCTGATACCTTCCAGTTATCTCAGAACATACGAGTTATCGACACAAAAGAAGCAGGTAGAGCCGTGTTTCTGCAAAATGGGAAATTAACCGAAAATGAAGTAGTTGTATCGGTGCCCACTACCCATCAATTGAACTTCTATACGGTCCTCTATCATATCTCATTGttcaataataatattgTACTTGACAACGTGACGTGTCCTATCGAAGATCGCCCTCATTTGACAAGCACCAACAAAAATGACCCAAGATTTCAGGCATATAGTGTATGGGATACAAAACAACTGTTATCGTTGACATCCTTTCAGTTGTTGGCGCTGTACTGTCTGGCTGAATGGGTTTTGTTACCCCAATGGTCTGGAAATAatgatatcttcaaatcttcCTGGCAGCCATTTTTCAACGTATGGCCCACCGCTGATGAATTGAGCGCAGTTCCTGCCATATGGAAACTTACGAAAACAAATAATGATCTTATTGAACTTCTGCCAGGGGACTCGGTTAAGCACATGAACAGAATTTCCAATCTGGTTGAAACCGATTGGGATGTTCTTTTACCGACAATTAATCAATGGTACGCGATGTTCCCGGACACGATGAAGATGGGAAAGACGAATATATTTAAGCGTTTCTTACTGATCTATTTTGCAATAAATTCTCGGTGTCTCTATTGCGACATTCCATTGCGTAAGGAGTTTGCGAATGAGGGCGAGGATGTCCTGCTCAGTAACTTTACCATGGTACCTTACGTGGATTACCTAAATCATACTGACGATATCGACCAACATTGTTatccaaaaattgaaaagaatgTAAGGCGAGCACAAGGCATTGGCCAATTCATGCTAAAAGTGGGGCCGCATTCTTATACGAAAAAAGGTGACGAGCTAATGCTAAATTATGGACCTCATTCCAATGACTTTTTACTGAGTGAATACGGATTTGTCATGAAGAAAAACCGATGGAACCACCTTGACGTTACTGATTATATTATAGAACAGGTTAAGGACaaaccttcttttcctAAACAGAAACAATTTTTAGAGGATCATCTGTACTGGGGCGAttacactttgaacaatgAAGAGATCAGTTTCAGAACTTTGGTTGCTGTGTCCCTTTTCGTAACTGAAGATGAAAGAGcagttgaacagttcattAAAGGATTCCTATCAGAGAATAAATTTTTACCGCTCATCAAAGATTTCATGAGGGACATGCTGTTTTCCTTGCTACAACACTATCATCATCAAGTAAAGATACTACTTCAAATAGCGAAAAAAAGTAACGGGATCAAACTACGCCAATGGTACATCGACAATCTACTGACCATTTATAGAGGATACAACGTGATGATTGAGGAACATTTAGAAGATATTAATAGTTAA
- the CBS2 gene encoding Cbs2p (similar to Saccharomyces cerevisiae CBS2 (YDR197W); ancestral locus Anc_8.405): MSSQRIYTLGASPLMYFIAHELAHLPTQPAIPNIIVLLNDSAKLQRFLDGDSKITMRNDPRVQRQFMAAAEPPMYVSGKASAIENMIVVEQNKRSLLSNITRYTNSLTNQSNVLLVNPPMGSVESILETIWPQEMERPNLFMGLTERMQNAVVSRVPQKEFDFNLRSPHKRLKMFISPIPRGLYNYEESKKDLLKLEKETPLLCSLVDLPSFDISLLSYGDVMFLRLDTLIVETCIESLAALYDCKYRKELLLLEKPKILFKLLIKEQLRIIVNAYPFLKHLPNYPVVMDEHRLYHLVIEDLEESRKTQKSRMLANIRKLSTPNTDQLTGYFVKLAYATKTDCKWNKLVTWLLNGKAKLQKHRALDYHYL, encoded by the coding sequence ATGTCATCACAGAGAATTTACACTTTGGGGGCATCTCCCCTGATGTATTTTATTGCTCATGAACTGGCCCATTTGCCGACCCAACCAGCAATTCCAAACATAATTGTATTGCTTAATGATTCTGCGAAATTACAGCGGTTTCTTGATGGGGATTCGAAAATCACAATGAGAAATGATCCTCGTGTCCAACGGCAGTTTATGGCTGCTGCCGAACCTCCGATGTACGTTTCTGGTAAGGCTTCGGCCATCGAGAATATGATTGTGGTAGAGCAAAACAAGCGTTCGTTGTTGAGCAATATTACGCGATATACGAACTCATTAACAAATCAATCCAATGTTTTGCTTGTTAATCCACCCATGGGTTCTGTGGAGAGCATCCTCGAAACAATATGGCCACAGGAAATGGAAAGACCTAATCTATTTATGGGATTGACTGAAAGAATGCAAAATGCAGTCGTTTCAAGAGTACCACAGAAGGAATTCGACTTCAATTTGAGATCGCCGCATAAACGTTTAAAGATGTTTATCAGCCCTATTCCAAGAGGCCTTTACAACTACGAAGAATCCAAAAAAGATCTACTTAAACTTGAGAAAGAGACCCCCTTACTTTGCTCGTTGGTTGATCTGCCGAGCTTTGATATATCTTTACTTTCATACGGTGATGTTATGTTTCTCCGATTGGACACTTTGATTGTAGAGACATGCATCGAGTCTCTTGCAGCATTATACGATTGCAAGTATCGCAAGGAattattgttgttggagaaaccaaaaattttattcaaaCTTCTGATCAAAGAACAGCTTCGCATCATCGTAAACGCATACCCATTTTTGAAGCACCTTCCCAATTATCCTGTTGTTATGGATGAGCACAGACTATACCACTTGGTCATAGAGGACCTCGAAGAATCCAGAAAGACACAAAAGAGCCGAATGTTGGCCAATATACGCAAATTGTCTACTCCCAATACGGACCAACTTACTGGGTATTTTGTTAAGTTAGCCTATGCTACTAAAACTGACTGTAAGTGGAATAAACTTGTTACCTGGCTCTTGAACGGAAAGGCTAAGCTGCAGAAGCATAGAGCGCTGGATTATCATTACTTGTAA
- the CAB5 gene encoding putative dephospho-CoA kinase (similar to Saccharomyces cerevisiae YDR196C; ancestral locus Anc_8.404) produces the protein MLVVGLTGGIACGKSTVSRRLQEKHKLPVVDADKIARDIVQPGERAFNEIVIYFKDKIPDLLLEDGHLNRPALGKWVFADKDDLKLLNGITHPQIRLKMLEQLLKYYIKGYRMCVLDVPLLFEGKLDMLCGITLSVTCDEETQLERLQVRNPDLSMADARNRINSQMPMAERRAKSDYVIENNGPLQDLYKAVDSIVTKIQPSALRTLVEYFPPFGAVSATAMIASKYILGRLQEE, from the coding sequence ATGTTGGTTGTCGGACTCACTGGAGGCATTGCATGCGGGAAAAGTACCGTATCTCGGAGGCTTCAAGAAAAGCATAAACTTCCTGTGGTTGACGCAGATAAAATTGCAAGGGACATTGTTCAGCCTGGAGAAAGGGCATTCAATGAAATAGTTATCTACTTCAAAGATAAAATACCagatcttcttttggaagatggCCATTTGAATCGGCCAGCTTTAGGGAAATGGGTATTTGCTGATAAAGATGATTTGAAGCTGCTGAACGGGATAACACATCCACAGATTCGATTGAAAATGCTTGAACAGCTGCTCAAGTACTATATCAAAGGATACAGGATGTGTGTGCTTGATGTGCCGCTATTGTTTGAAGGTAAGTTGGACATGCTCTGTGGAATTACGCTTAGTGTTACATGTGACGAAGAAACTCAACTGGAAAGGTTACAAGTAAGGAATCCTGATCTTTCCATGGCAGATGCAAGAAACCGAATCAACTCCCAAATGCCCATGGCAGAAAGGAGAGCTAAATCAGATTATGTGATTGAAAACAATGGCCCGTTACAGGATCTATACAAGGCTGTGGATTCTATTGTCACCAAAATACAGCCTTCTGCACTGAGAACGTTGGTAGAATACTTTCCACCGTTCGGGGCCGTGAGCGCAACTGCTATGATAGCATCCAAGTATATATTAGGGCGGCTTCAAGAGGAATAA
- the REF2 gene encoding RNA-processing protein REF2 (similar to Saccharomyces cerevisiae REF2 (YDR195W); ancestral locus Anc_8.403): MSTNPIPQLVNIKHTLQSNVIQQIRQEVTQWQNSNNLQYTSQDIGTMDQYLTALQNALKLFMDDNKHIADAAEGVTEVDKNLYVGLIAMYKDYIFQLQQLKSNAEQHVAVDSAAQQQPPQASPSSTDDVKNRDAPNITDRIVDHIVNTLPKELAKDRRRFIDKFIKDTDLRKSLDASDALLQGIVKLCHQDLKNKDNIMSYLRFLKLLGYSKEILKEKLPSSLTQPVKAKTVVTKKKVSPPPQPYIAERKDNVIRTATQQQLTKSKDEQEKVEEEDLDKKKISFSKYLNKDNTPTVTATESNKRDFNELDEEADTPESKRARLGDPNITSILKSGKKKKRTAGSIRFMEDENLVRIYGDDLPTTGLKVKPVELKKILRPFVEGEPNEKVLHEGITTHPAPLLLEFDQIENNDIAETRSGPVPCETSARFQYRTSFASFTSDLKNKPPREPLTNDDDPSFTARQGNGKTPIIARAFGRNKLLLKHDRGGIPYKPVPEVFKNIYPPKYIK, encoded by the coding sequence ATGTCGACGAATCCTATCCCACAGTTGGTTAATATCAAGCACACGTTGCAGTCTAATGTGATACAGCAGATCAGACAGGAGGTTACACAATGGCAGAATAGCAACAATCTACAGTATACCTCCCAGGATATTGGCACGATGGACCAATATTTGACAGCCTTGCAAAACGCACTCAAATTGTTCATGGATGATAACAAGCACATTGCAGACGCTGCCGAGGGGGTCACAGAGGTGGATAAGAATTTGTATGTTGGGTTGATTGCCATGTATAAGGACTATATATTTCAGTTACAACAGTTGAAGTCGAATGCAGAACAGCACGTGGCAGTCGATAGCGCTgcccaacaacaaccaccGCAGGCGTCCCCATCCTCCACCGATGATGTGAAGAACAGGGATGCACCCAATATTACAGACAGAATAGTGGACCATATTGTCAACACGCTTCCAAAGGAGCTAGCGAAGGATAGGAGACGCTTTATAGATAAGTTCATCAAGGATACAGATCTGAGGAAGTCTCTGGACGCTTCAGATGCTCTGCTCCAAGGGATAGTCAAGCTATGTCACCAAGACCTGAAAAATAAGGATAACATTATGTCGTATCTGAGATTCTTGAAGCTACTAGGGTATTCAAAGgagattttgaaggagaaactTCCCTCCTCTCTGACGCAGCCAGTTAAAGCTAAAACAGTGGtgacaaagaagaaagtgtcACCTCCACCGCAGCCATACATAGCAGAGAGGAAAGACAATGTGATACGAACAGCAacccaacaacaactcACCAAGAGTAAAGATGAACAGGAGAAGgtagaggaggaggatttAGATAAGAAAAAGATCTCCTTCTCGAAATACTTGAACAAAGATAACACTCCAACTGTTACTGCAACAGAGAGTAATAAGAGGGATTTTAATGAATTGGATGAAGAAGCGGATACACCAGAGTCGAAAAGGGCTCGCTTAGGTGATCCGAATATCACGTCTATTCTGAAAAGtgggaaaaagaagaagagaaccGCCGGTAGTATCAGGTTCATGGAGGATGAAAACCTTGTGAGAATATACGGTGATGATCTGCCTACAACAGGTTTGAAAGTTAAGCCTGtagaattgaagaagatattGAGGCCGTTTGTAGAGGGTGAACCCAATGAGAAGGTCCTACACGAAGGCATCACAACGCATCCAGCGCCCTTACTACTTGAATTTGAccaaattgaaaacaatGATATAGCGGAAACACGGAGCGGGCCCGTTCCTTGTGAGACGTCCGCTAGATTTCAATATAGGACCAGTTTTGCTTCCTTTACTTCGGACCTAAAAAACAAACCCCCAAGAGAACCACTGACAAATGATGACGACCCCAGTTTTACTGCGAGACAAGGTAACGGGAAAACACCCATTATAGCGAGAGCCTTTGGGAGGAATAAATTGTTGTTGAAACATGACAGGGGAGGGATACCGTACAAACCTGTACCAGAAGtattcaaaaatatatacCCTCCGAAGTACATTAAGTGA
- the MSS116 gene encoding ATP-dependent RNA helicase (similar to Saccharomyces cerevisiae MSS116 (YDR194C); ancestral locus Anc_8.402): protein MASNLSRSVAGRLAGTLLANGGVAKAGPSLANWLLRSSVRSYNRDESGYGGRGRSGYNRGGNDGGRPRYSQNRGGGYRGGYRGGGNGGRFPNRRGHGRDVEDPNAITFQKETLAKLVHLPVEENPEEVTLDKLHEDNVIDKMLHKSISRMGFPELTSVQQKTIKPILEDKENDVIARAKTGTGKTFAFLIPIFQHLINTQFDSQYMVKSVIVAPTRDLALQIEAEVRKIHDNNYGLKKFQCISLVGGTDFRRAMDKMHKLRPNIVIATPGRLIDVMEKFGKKFFGWVDFKVLDEADRLLEIGFKEDLEQISEMLNSLNGHSKDHIRTLLFSATLDEKVQGLANQIMNKPKCLFIDTVDKNEPETHEKIEQSLVVTKEFGHNIYAAIEHIKAELLEDPKNYKAILFTPTVKFTKFISRILDRELRGKLRVLEFHGQISQSRRTNLVKEFKQDRPGLLVCTDVGARGMDFPNIKEVLQIGLPSELANYIHRIGRTARSGKSGKSVIFLCKDELPFITELKHRRNIEIANVTEYTEPSNELLEDFALKIEFPEELSDSVVSMISYYRSCIKEYRLRDRQLLPSIARTYGMLLNEPDRKIPIQSSSFLEKLGFSRNPLAKQMFEISHRRRYTDEDRYNAQADGEDSSFGGDDAFDRYNRPQRRFNNDRNNYRQNSDGGNYHSNNRSNSYNRNSNRNNNPREDSYRSRRSEYNAQADE, encoded by the coding sequence ATGGCAAGCAACTTGTCAAGATCGGTTGCAGGGAGACTTGCTGGTACACTTTTGGCCAACGGCGGCGTCGCGAAAGCCGGCCCATCGCTGGCGAACTGGCTGCTGCGGTCTTCCGTCAGGTCTTATAACAGGGACGAATCTGGCTATGGTGGGAGAGGACGCAGCGGGTACAACCGAGGTGGTAATGACGGTGGCCGTCCAAGGTACTCCCAAAATAGGGGTGGTGGCTACCGCGGTGGCTACCGCGGTGGTGGAAACGGTGGCAGGTTTCCTAACAGAAGAGGCCACGGGCGGGATGTTGAGGATCCGAACGCTATTACTTTCCAGAAGGAAACTTTGGCGAAGTTGGTTCACCTACCTGTTGAGGAGAATCCTGAGGAGGTCACTCTAGATAAACTGCATGAAGATAACGTTATTGATAAAATGCTTCATAAGTCTATATCGAGAATGGGGTTCCCTGAGTTAACCTCTGTGCAACAGAAGACCATCAAACCGATTTTGGAAGACAAAGAGAATGATGTAATTGCGAGAGCCAAGACGGGGACAGGTAAAACGTTTGCGTTTTTAATCCCGATCTTCCAACACTTGATCAACACACAGTTTGACTCGCAGTACATGGTCAAGTCTGTCATTGTTGCACCAACTAGAGATTTGGCCTTGCAGATAGAAGCAGAAGTACGGAAGATCCATGACAACAACTATGGCCTGAAGAAATTTCAATGTATTTCCTTAGTTGGTGGGACCGATTTCAGAAGAGCTATGGACAAAATGCACAAGCTGAGACCAAACATCGTCATTGCTACACCAGGTAGATTGATTGATGTAATGGAAAAGTTTGGCAAGAAGTTTTTTGGCTGGGTCGACTTCAAAGTACTTGACGAAGCCGATAGATTGCTTGAGATCGGGTTCAAAGAAGACTTGGAGCAAATTTCCGAGATGCTAAACTCGCTGAATGGTCATTCAAAGGATCACATTAGaacgttgttgttttcCGCTACTTTGGATGAAAAAGTGCAAGGGTTGGCAAACCAGATCATGAACAAGCCCAAATGTTTGTTTATCGACACTGTTGACAAGAATGAACCGGAAACGCACGAGAAAATTGAGCAGTCACTTGTTGTCACCAAGGAGTTTGGCCACAACATTTATGCTGCGATTGAACACATCAAGGCCGAACTACTAGAGGATCCTAAAAATTACAAGGCAATCTTATTCACACCTACTGTGAAATTTACCAAATTCATCTCGAGAATTCTAGACCGCGAGCTGAGAGGTAAATTACGCGTTTTAGAGTTCCACGGTCAAATTTCTCAGTCCAGAAGAACCAATTTGGTAAAGGAGTTCAAGCAAGATCGCCCAGGTTTGCTAGTTTGCACAGACGTTGGTGCCCGTGGTATGGATTTCCCAAACATCAAGGAAGTCCTTCAGATTGGTCTGCCCTCTGAACTAGCCAACTACATTCACAGAATTGGTAGGACTGCGAGAAGTGGGAAATCGGGTAAATCCgtcatttttctttgcaaGGACGAGTTACCCTTTATTACAGAATTGAAGCACAGAAGAAACATTGAGATTGCGAACGTCACTGAGTACACTGAACCATCCAATGAATTGCTAGAGGATTTTGCACTTAAAATTGAGTTCCCCGAAGAGTTGTCAGACTCTGTAGTAAGTATGATCTCTTATTACAGATCGTGCATTAAGGAATATAGATTGAGAGACAGACAACTGCTACCCTCCATTGCCAGAACGTATGGTATGTTATTGAATGAACCAGATAGGAAAATTCCAATTCAGAGTTCCAGCTTTTTAGAGAAACTTGGCTTCAGTCGTAATCCCCTAGCGAAGCAAATGTTCGAAATCTCTCACAGAAGACGTTACACAGACGAAGACCGTTACAATGCCCAAGCCGATGGCGAAGATTCTAGTTTTGGAGGAGATGATGCATTTGATAGATATAACAGACCACAGCGTCGTTTTAACAATGACAGAAATAACTACAGGCAGAATTCAGACGGTGGCAACtaccacagcaacaaccgAAGCAACAGCTACAATCGGAATTCAAACCGCAACAACAATCCGAGAGAGGACTCTTACAGAAGCAGACGTTCCGAGTACAACGCTCAAGCCGATGAATAG
- the CDC8 gene encoding bifunctional thymidylate/uridylate kinase (similar to Saccharomyces cerevisiae CDC8 (YJR057W); ancestral locus Anc_1.504), with protein MGRGQLILIEGLDRTGKTTQTELLLNNLSPNAELIKFPQRQTPIGKIIDRYLTDKSYELPDQAIHLLFSANRWELIDSIKSTLDSGKHVILDRYVFSGVAYSVGKNIPGMDIHWCVSPDKGLMRPDLTLFLVNEMGSDSRAGFGEERYESVGMQQKVRKQFDLVLKELGDATVKTLNVTGKTIDEVELMIRRQVDNLLSNPNEEYHHF; from the coding sequence ATGGGGCGCGGACAGTTGATCCTAATAGAAGGGCTAGATCGTACAGGGAAGACGACACAGACAGAGCTGTTGCTCAATAATCTGTCTCCAAATGCCGAATTGATCAAATTCCCGCAAAGACAAACTCCAATTGGTAAGATTATTGACAGGTACCTAACAGATAAAAGCTATGAATTGCCCGATCAAGCAATCCACCTTCTATTCAGCGCCAACAGGTGGGAGTTGATAGATTCTATTAAGAGCACACTTGATAGTGGGAAACACGTTATCTTGGACAGGTACGTCTTTTCGGGTGTCGCCTACTCTGTCGGGAAAAACATTCCTGGTATGGATATCCATTGGTGTGTATCCCCGGACAAAGGCCTCATGAGACCTGATCTAACCCTATTTCTTGTCAACGAAATGGGGTCCGATTCAAGAGCTGGATTTGGAGAGGAACGATATGAAAGTGTTGGGATGCAGCAAAAGGTAAGAAAACAATTCGATCTTGTGTTGAAAGAACTAGGTGATGCTACGGTCAAGACACTGAATGTGACAGGCAAAACGATTGATGAAGTAGAATTGATGATCCGGAGACAGGTGGACAACCTTCTAAGCAATCCTAATGAAGAATATCATCACTTCTGA